A genomic stretch from Myripristis murdjan chromosome 12, fMyrMur1.1, whole genome shotgun sequence includes:
- the LOC115368680 gene encoding growth hormone receptor-like isoform X1, whose protein sequence is MFPAELDVMATALSVLLFLHIMTVSAQESPSDQVLPQKRPHLTGCVSANMETFRCRWNAGTFLNLSEPGDLRLFYINKKPTHVSPKEWSECPHYSTDRADECFFNENYTSIWTYYSVQLRSRDQSVLYDEDFFHVEEIVRPDPPVGLNWTLLNVSLTGTHFDIMVSWVPPQSADVETGWMTLQYEVQYREASSALWKVVDLQKSTQRSLYGLQTNVNHEVRVRCRMHGLKHFGEFSNSVFIHIPSKVSRFPVAVLLIFAALCLVGILMLVIVSQQQKLMVILLPPVPGPKIRGIDPELLKKGKLGELTSILGGYPELRPELYNSDPWVEFIDLDIEEQTLTDLDTDCLVDRSLSSNCSPVSIGFRDDDSGRASCCDPDLPSDPEASPLHPLLPNRSSSSPDPSDPVASDPSSPVHSPTTGEPPFAVPGREDLYTQVSEVRPSGEVLLAPEEQTDVEKTTSKDTEKETGVEKEKENAKKEIQLLVVNADHGGYTSELDAGKLTPRMSAAEMSESCQREDSSSVPSQAFVDYQRPYLESDMTPVSPLPPAPVYTMVEGVDRQNSLLLTPNPTPAPQTIIQKALPTPGGYLTPDLLGDITP, encoded by the exons tcctccCTCAGAAACGCCCCCACCTCACAGGCTGTGTCTCCGCCAACATGGAGACTTTCCGCTGCAGATGGAATGCTGGAACATTCCTGAACCTCTCTGAGCCGGGCGATCTCCGATTATTCTACATCAATAAAAA GCCCACCCACGTCTCCCCCAAGGAGTGGAGCGAGTGTCCTCACTACAGCACTGACAGGGCGGACGAGTGCTTCTTCAACGAGAACTACACATCCATCTGGACGTACTATAGCGTCCAGCTCCGCTCCCGGGACCAGTCCGTCCTCTATGATGAGGACTTCTTCCATGTTGAAGAGATCG TGCGACCTGACCCCCCAGTCGGGCTCAACTGGACGCTGCTGAATGTGAGTCTGACTGGGACTCACTTTGACATCATGGTGAGCTGGGTGCCACCGCAGTCTGCAGACGTGGAGACGGGGTGGATGACGCTGCAGTACGAGGTTCAGTACCGGGAGGCCAGCTCAGCCCTGTGGAAAGTG GTCGACCTTCAGAAAAGTACACAGCGTTCACTTTATGGGCTTCAAACTAACGTCAACCACGAGGTTCGGGTGCGGTGCAGAATGCACGGCCTGAAACACTTTGGAGAGTTCAGCAACTCCGTTTTCATCCACATCCCCTCTAAAG TGTCGAGATTCCCTGTTGCAGTTTTGCTCatctttgctgctttgtgtttagTGGGCATCCTGATGTTGGTTATTGTCTCCCAGCAACAAAA GTTGATGGTTATTCTTTTGCCTCCTGTCCCTGGGCCTAAAATAAGAGGAATTGATCCTGAACTCCTCAAG AAAGGCAAGTTGGGGGAGCTGACCTCTATTCTGGGTGGCTATCCCGAACTGAGACCAGAGCTATACAACAGCGACCCCTGGGTGGAGTTCATCGATTTAGACATCGAGGAGCAGACCTTGACAGACCTGGACACCGACTGCCTCGTGGACCGCTCCCTGTCCTCCAACTGCTCTCCCGTCTCCATCGGCTTCAGAGACGACGATTCAGGTCGCGCCAGCTGCTGTGACCCAGATCTCCCCAGTGACCCTGAGGCATCGCCCCTCCACCCGCTTCTCCCGAACCGCAGCAGCTCCAGTCCGGATCCCTCGGACCCGGTCGCCTCAGATCCCAGCTCCCCGGTACACAGCCCCACCACTGGGGAACCGCCCTTCGCTGTCCCTGGCAGAGAGGACCTGTACACCCAGGTGAGCGAGGTGAGGCCATCTGGAGAAGTGCTGCTGGCACCTGAGGAACAGACTGATGTGGAGAAGACCACGAgtaaagacacagagaaagaaactggagtggaaaaggagaaagaaaacgCAAAGAAAGAGATTCAGCTACTGGTAGTGAACGCAGATCACGGAGGTTACACCTCGGAGCTGGACGCAGGGAAGCTGACCCCAAGAATGTCCGCTGCAGAAATGAGTGAATCCTGCCAGAGAGAAGACTCGAGTTCTGTGCCATCCCAAGCTTTTGTGGACTACCAGAGGCCGTATCTTGAATCAGATATGACCCCCGTTTCCCCACTTCCCCCTGCTCCTGTCTACACCATGGTAGAAGGTGTGGACAGGCAGAACAGCCTCCTGCTGACACCAAACCCAACACCTGCCCCCCAGACGATAATACAGAAGGCCTTGCCTACACCAGGGGGTTATCTGACCCCGGACCTTTTGGGAGACATCACACCGTAG
- the LOC115368680 gene encoding growth hormone receptor-like isoform X2: MATALSVLLFLHIMTVSAQESPSDQVLPQKRPHLTGCVSANMETFRCRWNAGTFLNLSEPGDLRLFYINKKPTHVSPKEWSECPHYSTDRADECFFNENYTSIWTYYSVQLRSRDQSVLYDEDFFHVEEIVRPDPPVGLNWTLLNVSLTGTHFDIMVSWVPPQSADVETGWMTLQYEVQYREASSALWKVVDLQKSTQRSLYGLQTNVNHEVRVRCRMHGLKHFGEFSNSVFIHIPSKVSRFPVAVLLIFAALCLVGILMLVIVSQQQKLMVILLPPVPGPKIRGIDPELLKKGKLGELTSILGGYPELRPELYNSDPWVEFIDLDIEEQTLTDLDTDCLVDRSLSSNCSPVSIGFRDDDSGRASCCDPDLPSDPEASPLHPLLPNRSSSSPDPSDPVASDPSSPVHSPTTGEPPFAVPGREDLYTQVSEVRPSGEVLLAPEEQTDVEKTTSKDTEKETGVEKEKENAKKEIQLLVVNADHGGYTSELDAGKLTPRMSAAEMSESCQREDSSSVPSQAFVDYQRPYLESDMTPVSPLPPAPVYTMVEGVDRQNSLLLTPNPTPAPQTIIQKALPTPGGYLTPDLLGDITP; this comes from the exons tcctccCTCAGAAACGCCCCCACCTCACAGGCTGTGTCTCCGCCAACATGGAGACTTTCCGCTGCAGATGGAATGCTGGAACATTCCTGAACCTCTCTGAGCCGGGCGATCTCCGATTATTCTACATCAATAAAAA GCCCACCCACGTCTCCCCCAAGGAGTGGAGCGAGTGTCCTCACTACAGCACTGACAGGGCGGACGAGTGCTTCTTCAACGAGAACTACACATCCATCTGGACGTACTATAGCGTCCAGCTCCGCTCCCGGGACCAGTCCGTCCTCTATGATGAGGACTTCTTCCATGTTGAAGAGATCG TGCGACCTGACCCCCCAGTCGGGCTCAACTGGACGCTGCTGAATGTGAGTCTGACTGGGACTCACTTTGACATCATGGTGAGCTGGGTGCCACCGCAGTCTGCAGACGTGGAGACGGGGTGGATGACGCTGCAGTACGAGGTTCAGTACCGGGAGGCCAGCTCAGCCCTGTGGAAAGTG GTCGACCTTCAGAAAAGTACACAGCGTTCACTTTATGGGCTTCAAACTAACGTCAACCACGAGGTTCGGGTGCGGTGCAGAATGCACGGCCTGAAACACTTTGGAGAGTTCAGCAACTCCGTTTTCATCCACATCCCCTCTAAAG TGTCGAGATTCCCTGTTGCAGTTTTGCTCatctttgctgctttgtgtttagTGGGCATCCTGATGTTGGTTATTGTCTCCCAGCAACAAAA GTTGATGGTTATTCTTTTGCCTCCTGTCCCTGGGCCTAAAATAAGAGGAATTGATCCTGAACTCCTCAAG AAAGGCAAGTTGGGGGAGCTGACCTCTATTCTGGGTGGCTATCCCGAACTGAGACCAGAGCTATACAACAGCGACCCCTGGGTGGAGTTCATCGATTTAGACATCGAGGAGCAGACCTTGACAGACCTGGACACCGACTGCCTCGTGGACCGCTCCCTGTCCTCCAACTGCTCTCCCGTCTCCATCGGCTTCAGAGACGACGATTCAGGTCGCGCCAGCTGCTGTGACCCAGATCTCCCCAGTGACCCTGAGGCATCGCCCCTCCACCCGCTTCTCCCGAACCGCAGCAGCTCCAGTCCGGATCCCTCGGACCCGGTCGCCTCAGATCCCAGCTCCCCGGTACACAGCCCCACCACTGGGGAACCGCCCTTCGCTGTCCCTGGCAGAGAGGACCTGTACACCCAGGTGAGCGAGGTGAGGCCATCTGGAGAAGTGCTGCTGGCACCTGAGGAACAGACTGATGTGGAGAAGACCACGAgtaaagacacagagaaagaaactggagtggaaaaggagaaagaaaacgCAAAGAAAGAGATTCAGCTACTGGTAGTGAACGCAGATCACGGAGGTTACACCTCGGAGCTGGACGCAGGGAAGCTGACCCCAAGAATGTCCGCTGCAGAAATGAGTGAATCCTGCCAGAGAGAAGACTCGAGTTCTGTGCCATCCCAAGCTTTTGTGGACTACCAGAGGCCGTATCTTGAATCAGATATGACCCCCGTTTCCCCACTTCCCCCTGCTCCTGTCTACACCATGGTAGAAGGTGTGGACAGGCAGAACAGCCTCCTGCTGACACCAAACCCAACACCTGCCCCCCAGACGATAATACAGAAGGCCTTGCCTACACCAGGGGGTTATCTGACCCCGGACCTTTTGGGAGACATCACACCGTAG